The Sorangiineae bacterium MSr11367 genome window below encodes:
- a CDS encoding 2-hydroxyacid dehydrogenase, with translation MPARVLMPWADIDLPEGMYARIYDGNGPPPEDVDEIEFYVLPYDRGPVPASLLARMPALKVVQSLSAGVESLLRRVPRGVQLANGHGLHDLSVAEHALALIHASQRELPRWFAQQATGSWAREHTRSLADSRVLLIGYGAIGKAIERQLVAAEALVTRVARTARPVEDVRGIEELPALLPHADIVVLIVPDTPGTRGLLGAAQLAALPDDALIVNVGRGTAIDTAALLAETASGRLRAALDVLDPEPLPGDHPLWRVPGVIITPHVAGGSASFYPRAKRFVAEQLRRFAADAPLLNVVTTVSG, from the coding sequence ATGCCTGCACGCGTTCTCATGCCCTGGGCCGATATCGATCTTCCCGAGGGGATGTATGCCCGGATCTACGATGGCAATGGCCCGCCGCCGGAGGACGTGGACGAGATCGAATTCTACGTTCTTCCGTACGATCGCGGCCCGGTTCCCGCCAGCTTGCTTGCGCGAATGCCTGCCCTGAAGGTGGTCCAGTCGTTGTCGGCGGGGGTCGAGTCGTTGCTGCGGCGGGTGCCGCGTGGGGTGCAACTGGCCAATGGTCATGGCTTGCACGACCTGAGCGTTGCGGAGCATGCCCTCGCCCTGATTCACGCGTCGCAGCGGGAATTGCCGCGCTGGTTCGCGCAGCAAGCCACCGGATCGTGGGCGAGGGAGCACACGCGCTCTCTCGCCGACAGCCGCGTTCTCCTGATTGGATATGGGGCGATTGGCAAGGCCATCGAACGCCAGCTCGTTGCCGCCGAAGCCTTGGTGACGCGCGTCGCGCGTACGGCGCGCCCCGTGGAAGACGTGCGCGGTATCGAGGAGTTGCCCGCGCTGCTGCCCCACGCGGACATCGTGGTGCTGATTGTGCCCGACACCCCGGGCACGCGTGGCTTGCTCGGTGCTGCGCAATTGGCGGCTTTGCCGGACGATGCGCTGATCGTCAATGTGGGTCGCGGCACGGCCATCGATACGGCTGCACTGCTCGCGGAAACGGCCTCGGGACGGCTGCGCGCGGCGCTCGATGTGCTCGATCCGGAGCCACTTCCCGGGGACCACCCGTTGTGGAGGGTCCCGGGCGTGATCATTACGCCGCATGTGGCCGGCGGATCGGCGTCGTTCTATCCGCGCGCGAAACGGTTCGTCGCCGAGCAACTTCGCCGTTTCGCAGCAGACGCTCCCTTGCTCAACGTCGTTACCACGGTTTCGGGATGA
- a CDS encoding alkaline phosphatase family protein — protein MRRIHTTVMLGVSSLVAASVYLQGCRSDAGSPGNANTEEPHARGETLAAQTSGNLIVNGDAEFGESTASGYDGVTIPGWETAGVPTIIGYANTTGFPTASTPGPEGRGANFFAGGPVGNSSLQQFIDVSSAAVDIDRGNVTFDLSGWLGGYAYERAAAKLTVKFQGIANDALGAASIGPVTVVDRWASTSFQRRAAQGTVPAGTRRIRVQLDLEGDPVRNLLVQTNDAYADNLSLTLSLPLPAASAPEPAQSTAPMLDHVFFVIMENEGFGAVIDNAAAPYLNELAANNVVLANSYALVHPSNPNYIAVAGGSAFGRTDNPPLTLSIDAPHIGNRVEEVGRTWRAYVEGANGPCDGVSHDTPTGKYYPDNVPFWFFADMKSPERCAARLHPIEQLWADLGSDTTTPSFVWFEPNGCNMMHDCSVATGDAWMRTNLPKIFASEAWTKRKSLLVITWDEDHYFDGQHIPTIIAGSPGLLRSGFVSNLRYDHYSIARTMEEVLGLRPLTKNDQYAKPLNDIWQRP, from the coding sequence ATGCGCCGAATTCATACGACCGTCATGTTGGGGGTGTCGTCGCTCGTTGCAGCGAGCGTCTATCTACAGGGCTGCCGAAGCGACGCCGGGTCGCCAGGAAATGCGAATACCGAAGAACCCCATGCGCGCGGCGAGACGCTTGCCGCGCAAACGTCGGGCAATTTGATCGTCAACGGCGATGCGGAATTCGGTGAATCGACGGCCAGCGGTTACGACGGGGTGACCATTCCAGGGTGGGAGACCGCCGGCGTGCCGACCATCATCGGCTATGCCAATACGACGGGTTTCCCCACCGCATCCACACCAGGACCCGAGGGGCGCGGTGCCAACTTCTTTGCCGGCGGGCCGGTGGGGAACTCCTCGCTCCAGCAGTTCATCGATGTTAGTAGCGCGGCGGTAGACATCGACCGCGGCAACGTCACCTTCGACCTCTCGGGATGGCTCGGGGGGTACGCATACGAACGAGCGGCGGCGAAGCTCACCGTGAAGTTCCAGGGCATCGCGAACGATGCGCTCGGCGCCGCGAGCATCGGTCCCGTCACGGTGGTCGACCGATGGGCCTCCACCTCGTTCCAGCGTCGCGCGGCCCAAGGAACCGTTCCCGCGGGCACGCGCCGCATCCGCGTCCAACTCGATCTCGAAGGCGATCCGGTGCGCAACCTCCTCGTCCAGACGAACGACGCCTACGCGGACAATCTATCGTTGACCCTGTCCTTGCCTCTGCCTGCGGCTTCCGCGCCGGAACCCGCCCAAAGCACGGCCCCCATGCTGGATCACGTGTTCTTCGTCATCATGGAGAACGAGGGATTCGGCGCGGTCATCGACAATGCGGCGGCACCGTATCTGAACGAGCTCGCCGCCAACAACGTCGTCCTCGCGAATTCTTACGCACTCGTGCACCCGAGCAATCCGAATTACATCGCCGTTGCGGGCGGCAGCGCATTCGGACGGACCGACAATCCGCCGCTCACCCTCAGCATCGACGCGCCCCACATCGGCAACCGCGTCGAGGAGGTGGGCCGCACGTGGCGGGCGTACGTCGAAGGCGCGAATGGCCCGTGTGACGGAGTCTCTCACGATACGCCCACGGGGAAATACTATCCGGACAACGTCCCGTTCTGGTTCTTCGCCGACATGAAGAGCCCCGAGCGCTGCGCAGCCCGCCTTCATCCGATCGAACAGCTATGGGCCGACCTCGGCAGCGATACGACGACGCCTTCGTTCGTATGGTTCGAGCCGAACGGCTGCAACATGATGCACGACTGCAGCGTCGCGACGGGGGATGCCTGGATGAGGACGAACCTCCCGAAGATTTTCGCCTCGGAGGCATGGACGAAGCGAAAATCGTTGCTCGTCATCACCTGGGATGAAGATCACTACTTCGATGGGCAACACATCCCCACGATCATTGCGGGCTCACCCGGGCTTCTCCGTTCGGGCTTCGTGTCGAATCTCCGCTATGACCACTACAGCATTGCGCGAACCATGGAAGAGGTCTTGGGGCTTCGTCCTCTGACCAAAAACGACCAGTACGCAAAGCCGCTCAACGACATCTGGCAGCGGCCGTAG
- a CDS encoding pectinacetylesterase family protein, with the protein MATLTGMASWGAAVGLALFVSSNSACSSSSGSGAGNDGDAGTAPSPVPANTWTWVDIPGMKCGNGAPTGIGVYVAPESPEVIFYMAGGGGCWDGNTCYGLKAATYMESGFTKDEFESDPQARIVQTVPGGNTPLRGRSMVYVPYCTGDDHAGNNVIQYDYSGSSRTAHHVGYENVGKALEYVASTWPGMKRLIVAGVSAGGFGTVFNFDRAQRRFPGVRVDGLDDSGPMIQPASGIWETVKAHWGLQLPPDCAACDEIPGYFDFLSAKYSKGPNRFALVSYTFDSVISGYMNLPAATFNAQLEELGSKIASSWPAARYYYIPGTQHVALVYDSSPEFYAWLTAMLDDDPKWANHPN; encoded by the coding sequence ATGGCGACGCTTACGGGCATGGCTTCATGGGGCGCGGCCGTCGGTCTCGCGCTGTTCGTGTCGTCGAATTCCGCATGCAGCTCGTCGTCGGGCAGTGGTGCGGGCAACGATGGAGATGCAGGGACCGCTCCGTCTCCGGTGCCTGCGAATACATGGACCTGGGTGGACATTCCGGGCATGAAATGCGGCAACGGAGCGCCCACGGGGATTGGCGTTTACGTGGCCCCTGAATCGCCGGAGGTCATCTTCTACATGGCGGGGGGGGGAGGGTGCTGGGACGGCAATACTTGTTACGGTCTCAAGGCCGCGACCTACATGGAGTCGGGTTTCACGAAGGACGAGTTCGAGTCCGACCCACAGGCACGGATCGTCCAAACCGTGCCCGGAGGGAACACGCCACTTCGCGGCCGGAGCATGGTCTACGTGCCCTATTGCACGGGCGACGATCACGCGGGAAACAACGTCATTCAATACGATTACAGCGGGTCGAGCCGGACCGCGCATCACGTCGGGTACGAAAATGTCGGAAAGGCGCTCGAGTACGTGGCCTCCACCTGGCCCGGAATGAAGCGATTGATCGTGGCCGGCGTCAGCGCGGGGGGCTTTGGTACGGTATTCAACTTCGACCGCGCGCAGCGGAGATTTCCCGGTGTGCGCGTCGATGGGCTCGACGATTCGGGGCCGATGATCCAGCCGGCATCCGGGATCTGGGAGACGGTGAAAGCCCATTGGGGCCTGCAGCTCCCTCCCGACTGCGCCGCGTGCGACGAAATTCCTGGCTATTTCGATTTCCTGTCCGCGAAATATTCCAAGGGACCGAACCGATTCGCGCTCGTCTCGTACACGTTCGACAGCGTGATTTCCGGCTACATGAATTTGCCCGCCGCGACGTTCAACGCGCAGCTCGAGGAGCTGGGCTCGAAGATCGCCTCGTCGTGGCCAGCTGCTCGCTATTATTACATTCCGGGCACGCAGCATGTCGCGTTGGTCTACGATTCCTCGCCCGAGTTCTATGCTTGGCTGACGGCCATGCTCGACGATGATCCGAAATGGGCCAATCATCCGAATTGA